From Arachis hypogaea cultivar Tifrunner chromosome 3, arahy.Tifrunner.gnm2.J5K5, whole genome shotgun sequence:
ATCAAACTGAAGAAGACATTATTGATGGCTTTCCTAATGAACGGGCGATGAACCATGAACTTGCCATAGATGCGATGCAAAGTCATCTTTAGGTACTCCCTTTCTCTGGGATCTTCGGAGTCAAACAACTCCAACAGCTTTAAAATGAGGGACTGATTAATGTACCTCTTAGCCAACTTTGCATCCAGTTCAGGTGATGCAACAAACCTCAGAAAAAGTTCATACACAACTTGCAAGTGAGGCCATGCAGCATCCATCGAAGGCTCATCGTCCTCCGCCTCAAGGCCTTCAACGAATTTGCTATCGCGCGGCTCAGGACTCAATGTTCTGAATATATTAGCAGACACCATTTTCACAACCTCCAATGTCACCACTTCGGTAAACTTGCCATGCGCAGAGGTCACATAATCCACCAATTCCACCAATGTCTGCCGCTTAATCTCCTTCTCATTGAGGTTCTTTGAAAGGTCAGTGAAGTCAAAAACAACCGTGCACAACCTTAGCTTCTTCACAAACAAAGCCTGCTTCTCAGAACTGTGAACATCCCTGAATGTAGGCAATGGTTCGTCATAGAGAGACATCAAATCCCCATTCAAACCCGATGATGCAACATTACCATGATTCTGATGATGCCCTGCATCTAAATCAGAATTTCCATGCAATGCAGAAGAAGAATTCCCCTGTTTTGAATGAACATGGTTTCCACTTCCACCATGTTCAGAACCTTTAGATGACTTACGAGGAAGCTTATTGAGTATCTGTTTGaacataataacaataataacaacaacaatgatTCAAAATGAGAAAACTAACACCCTCCAACAAATCTGAAAAAACAACACCAATTCTTGAAGCTTCCCTCGTAATATAACAATAACTCAATAAAATACAATCATGTTATGAACCGAATAGACACAAAGGTGGTTGTTTTCTGTTGCATAACGTGTTTCCTTATGCAGAAAGAGGATAAGGTAAAAAGAAGACATGCTCATCTGGGTATCAAAAGAAACCCCATTTTCCTGATTACTCTGCCCATGGTGATGGAGAAGACCCAGTTCTGAATCTCGTTCATTCGATGATTGAATTGAGAAGATGAACGAGGAAACCTTTTGCAAGTAATGCCCTTTCCTTTTCTTCTGTTTTGTTGGGGAAACCCCTTTAGATAAAGGATGAAGCTTTTTTGCAACAGAGAAATGAATTCAGAAACAAACAAAAACGTGTGTGTATGGTTGGGAAACAGAGATCACGAGGTTCACAATTCAGGAAATGGGGGAACTCAATCTTCTCCTTCGTTTTCAGAATGTTCTTCAGAATTCAGATTTTCCcttccttttttccttttatgtttatatttcaattttttttttctggatgaaaatagAAGAGAATTTTGCAAGTATCTATCTGTAAAaagaacccaaaaaaaaaaaaggaaggaatattcaaagagaaaaagaaaaatagtaataacaataataataaagggCAAAAGCACATGCAGTGTAATACAAGCGTACatacaaatgataatttttataaaaaaaagtactaataaaataattaaagggACGGTTGAGAAATATTTGATAAGCAAAGCAAGCAAAGGAAGGTTGTTCaatgaaaataattataaattttaattttaatatattcagACAGtataatattttacataattctttaattatatttaatttttaaataattatttatatcattaatataaaaattaattatttttattaatttaatattatctaaTTGAATgtaagtataaaattattttgcattgatattgtatcaaaattcaaaagtaaattcATGATTATATATGTATGTGGTAGTTGACTAGTTGATTATTGAGATAGAGAGTAATTTCTTTTGTGGTTATATCAATCAATGATTCAGAGTCATATTTAGAAGAAAGGGTTGGAGACATAAGCAAATGGGCCAAGAATGTGCCAGTGAGCCACTAATCAGAAGCCATCAAATTAGGGTGGGAAATATTTAGGGTGACAGCTTTACTCATCATCATGACATGTAATGAGTATTTATTTGGGTAAGCAAATTTCAGTTAATTCAAATTTAAGTAACATTAACCTGTCACTAATCTTGTTGCAGCATACAAAAAATTCTGTCACTTATCCCAGAGTAAAttagtaattattaatttcattttTCGGTGGGATGAGAAAAAATTACTAGTTTGTTTCTCTAGTAAAAAATAATCACAATTATGAACTTAGTTGtatacaaaatttattaattaatttttttagaatttaattttagtaaattaataatttaaaaaaattattattgaattacaacttcgatccaaaataaaaaaaaatatataaagattgatctttgattaattaaaattttctttgacATTATTatcgaaaataaataatcaatcaaAACCAATCAAGtcaaaacaaaacacaaaacatCCTACATCAATAATACAGCAAAGACTAAAGGCTTACAAAAACACATAAAGAAGAAACTGctacaaaacaaaaaagaatttatCTCCTTTTAGATGAATGCATGTTCACGAAAAAAGGCCAAACGGTCTGCTATGAGCTTGTAGCCTGGCCTGTGTTTGACCTAGTCTGACCTGACCTGTTATAAAATAGACACAGACTCAAATTCTTATAAAAACCTTATTATGTTAATAGGCAAAGCCCAAACTCACTAATTAATCTTATTGGCTTGTCAGGCCTACCTTGACCTGttaatacataattacatatataaataatttttttattattaataaaattatgagatattttaaattttttagttgtgtgattatgattatgattgtgaataactcgagttgggaacGCACGACAGagagacagtccaatggttagttatcaggacttgtcgggttggctttataaccgacagatgagactcatcagccataggggaggcatacatcatttgcatatgtttgaattatttgagtttgcctatttgtttggattgctatatcatatatgctatgttacctgactatatgctatatgttctacttgtaccttaattgtgtattacttgtctgtattgattgtgtttgtacaactgagagatccctcatgctggtgtcggttgacgctAAGGGTTGTTCTTGTTGAGATGGAataatgatatgattaatttaaaatgatgattaCTGAATGTGACAATTTGAgttccctgggtagatgcagtgaagtgatttcactgctccaggttgatattgagataatttgagttctatgggtagacgcagtgaagtgatttcacttgctctaaGTGAGAATATGAAGTATTGATATATAATTGCTGAGACAAAGAAATTGGTGATGGTTTAGCTTATGATTCCGATTCTGATTTGTTGGAGAGTTAGAAAATTGGGAAGCATGAGGaatatgaattaaatttagcattcccttatgacagttgcctatttatggattagcgagaacataggatgaatatttggtgaaaggaagtctaggatgcttagtgagtttttattacaatgcattgtatttatttggtacttttaccatactggaaactcatgggtcgggggttctcattccgtatatatctcttgtttttcagatgcaggtccaggtgctcagaagtgagttgtggttcatctgagaggtggcgaagatctttatattctctactttatattttgcttagaatctctccacctttatttggaaaagcttatattatgtattggactcttttgaacttgtctatagaggctcttatgtttcttttgagAGAGATTATGAGATACTGTTATCAACTACttttatactgtaccctagccggcctaaacttcgcaagccgcgactagtggctatttacttatgttatatatatatctatataatgTCCTTCTCTTATTCTCCTAGATGCCTTCATCTgtatatcgctttcgacttcacgttttatcttttagttgtcgatgcgtgagtgatacgacttcgcgattttatttttactcttttcaggcttctcgactaatactcctttcaattatacttataattatgtaataaaaatccaccttgagggttgtaccaccgtaatatcattgacttatgactagagtataaggatttgaatatttggGTGTTACAGCCAGGTCAACGCTACTTCTGTCAGGTCAGACTTTTCCGTCTAGTCCAACCGCTTGAATTTAACGAAAGGGTTAAAATGTCTACGTTTTTTCGGGAATGagggacttaaatgtattttttttctttgtggaCAAAAATATCcacaaaaaaaagtcaatgacATATTTATCCTTTattcaataacttatttataagttacttttaatatagttatttattatttaaattattttatcaaaaaaatttaattaaactgtTTACCCAAACTGAATCTAAGTAAAACCAAATACTCATGCCTCACGGCCTCACCTACCCGCGCAAACTAACATTCATAATAGATGAGtcattcacattaattgcattatCTCTTCTTAACATCCTTTATTAATGTTATTCTTTTATTACACCAAATAAAACCTtctcttcatatatatatatatatatatatatatatatatatatgccactTTTCCATATATTTCTATCAAATAATATACTTAGTTTTAGATTCATGGTTTTCAATTAAGAGTAGTTAAACATATCATTTTATATATCAtaaagccaaaaataataatcctATTTTACATCCTTCGATTTTATCcatatgtattattattaaattaatcattgctattaatttaaattaatatacctgttaaaatttttaataacaattttCTCTACAATGTGAACTATTACAAATGTTATTGCCTAATTATTTGTTACAAGGTGGTGTTAGTAGTCTGACaaccaaaaatttcaaattcaaagtttgaaaataataagagaaaattGCAACAAGAGATCTTTTGGCATACAACATGGTTTAAAAAGAGAATCTAtacattttatataaattttagtgATAAGAAGTGAATTTAGCAGCTCCACTAAAATACCcacaaattattattttcattcttcattaaaaaagaaaaagagtctaattgttttgttataaataataataataataataataatatattattaatatattattattattattattattattattattattattgtgttgTAAAAGATAGTGAAGAGTGAATTCGTTGAATGAtagatcattttttattttttttcaaaagtttatttttattggataaTTGAAGCATAAAGAAGAGTTTAGTTACCAAATTTCTTTTGTAATTGttaaaaagttaaatataaaagaattttgtaagaaaaaaaaagttttactttttaaaaatatttaatgtatataaaaatatattttataacataaaTAACTTTAGTGAAAGTATTGGATAATAATTTAGCTAACAATAATTGTATTAACAAAcataaaaatcacttttttttttttcaacactaCGGTTTCCAGTTAGTTCACTCAGAAAATCGTCATCAGTGGAAAAGTCAGCTCAACCAttttctcaatgttcatcctctttTTGTGTC
This genomic window contains:
- the LOC112734814 gene encoding serine/threonine protein phosphatase 2A 59 kDa regulatory subunit B' eta isoform codes for the protein MFKQILNKLPRKSSKGSEHGGSGNHVHSKQGNSSSALHGNSDLDAGHHQNHGNVASSGLNGDLMSLYDEPLPTFRDVHSSEKQALFVKKLRLCTVVFDFTDLSKNLNEKEIKRQTLVELVDYVTSAHGKFTEVVTLEVVKMVSANIFRTLSPEPRDSKFVEGLEAEDDEPSMDAAWPHLQVVYELFLRFVASPELDAKLAKRYINQSLILKLLELFDSEDPREREYLKMTLHRIYGKFMVHRPFIRKAINNVFFSLIFETEKHNGIAELLEILGSIINGFALPLKEEHKLFLVRALIPLHKPKCLAMYHQQLSYCITQFVEKDCKLADAIIRGLLKYWPITSSSKEVMFLGELEEILEVTQPPEFQRCMVPLFRRIARCLNSPHFQVAERALFLWNNDHIQSLIKQNRKVILPIIFPALEKNTRNHWNQVVHSLTLNVRKIFYDLDPDLFKDCVLEYDKYEAKQDEATARRVATWKQLEELAVKKAASSEAVLVQ